From a single Sinomonas atrocyanea genomic region:
- a CDS encoding TetR/AcrR family transcriptional regulator codes for MGESVSPRVQAKAERRQAILDAAAGLFAAQGYAGASLEDLGAAAGVSGPAIYRHFPGKQAVLGALLVGVSEDLLEGGRRVALEAASDAADDAAPLRALVAFHVDFALAKPDVIRVQDRDFGSLADADRRRVRSLQLAYVEVWCDALRPVHPAASAAELRMRAQAVFGLINSTPHSVRRPGGSLGASSARATLAVMAEAALTARP; via the coding sequence ATGGGCGAGAGCGTGAGCCCGCGCGTGCAGGCCAAGGCCGAGCGGCGGCAGGCCATCCTCGACGCGGCGGCCGGGCTGTTCGCCGCCCAGGGCTACGCGGGGGCCTCGCTCGAGGACCTCGGTGCGGCGGCGGGCGTGAGCGGACCGGCCATCTACCGCCACTTCCCCGGGAAGCAGGCGGTCCTCGGGGCGCTGCTGGTCGGCGTGAGCGAGGACCTGCTCGAGGGGGGACGCCGGGTGGCGCTCGAGGCAGCCTCGGACGCGGCCGACGACGCCGCCCCCCTCCGCGCGCTCGTCGCCTTCCACGTGGACTTCGCCCTCGCCAAGCCGGACGTCATCCGGGTGCAGGACCGGGACTTCGGTTCCCTCGCGGACGCCGACCGCAGGCGCGTGCGTTCGCTCCAGCTCGCCTACGTCGAGGTGTGGTGCGACGCGCTGCGGCCCGTGCACCCGGCGGCGAGCGCCGCCGAGCTGCGGATGCGGGCCCAGGCCGTGTTCGGCCTCATCAACTCGACGCCGCACTCGGTGCGCAGGCCCGGGGGCAGCCTGGGGGCCTCCTCGGCCCGGGCGACACTGGCCGTCATGGCGGAAGCGGCGCTCACGGCCAGGCCGTGA
- a CDS encoding acetyl/propionyl/methylcrotonyl-CoA carboxylase subunit alpha: MTATTASVRPFAKVLVANRGEIACRVIRTLRRLGISSVAVYSDADAGARHVHEADEAVRIGPAAAAQSYLSIPAIVDAARATGAEAVHPGYGFLSENAELARALADAGIVFVGPGAEALAVMGDKIRAKNHVAGYGVPVIPGVAEPGLTDAELIERAAEVGFPILIKPSAGGGGKGMTAVESAADLPAALATARRVATAAFGDGTLLLERLVRAPRHIEVQVLADTHGTTIHLGERECSLQRRHQKVIEEAPSPLFATDQGARTRDRIGAAACEAARSVGYVGAGTVEFLVSDEAPDEFFFMEMNTRLQVEHPVTEMVTGIDLVEQQLRVAAGEPLALRQEEIRLDGHAIEARIYAEVPARGFLPATGTVALLQEPAGEHVRVDSSLEPGLAIGSDYDPMLAKCIAWGRTRGEALGTLDAALGRYTVLGVETNIEYLRLLLADEDVRAGRLETTLIERRLPGLSFRGPGEAEYAAAALLAAGAVPAAGSGAAPAAALGPWAPDGWRLGAPGARRVSLSAADGGVVTVTLRGPVGGADPCAATVRIDVGSERGTERTASLRREGPAGVVLALEGAEHRFAWALTEGPAGERTVHLGDTGWSAALPVLGRAERLERLRAAVHRHEGEAAPEVRTPMPGTVVSVAVDHGQAVEAGQPLVSVEAMKMEHQLVAALAGTVALHVTPGALVKADQVVATVTPHEATPRDAHEGA, from the coding sequence ATGACCGCCACCACTGCTTCCGTCCGGCCCTTCGCCAAGGTCCTCGTGGCCAACCGCGGCGAGATCGCGTGCCGCGTGATCCGCACCCTGCGCCGGCTCGGCATCTCCTCAGTCGCGGTGTACAGCGACGCCGACGCCGGGGCGCGCCACGTCCACGAGGCCGACGAGGCCGTCCGCATCGGCCCCGCCGCCGCGGCCCAGAGCTACCTGAGCATCCCCGCCATCGTCGACGCGGCGCGCGCCACCGGGGCAGAGGCCGTCCACCCCGGCTACGGCTTCCTGAGCGAGAATGCCGAGCTCGCCCGCGCGCTCGCGGACGCCGGCATCGTCTTCGTGGGCCCCGGCGCCGAGGCCCTCGCCGTCATGGGGGACAAGATCCGGGCCAAGAACCACGTGGCCGGCTACGGCGTCCCGGTCATCCCCGGCGTCGCGGAGCCCGGGCTCACTGACGCGGAGCTCATCGAGCGGGCCGCCGAGGTGGGGTTCCCGATCCTCATCAAGCCCTCGGCCGGCGGGGGCGGCAAGGGCATGACCGCCGTCGAGTCCGCGGCAGACCTCCCGGCCGCCCTGGCGACCGCGCGCAGGGTCGCGACGGCCGCCTTCGGTGACGGCACGCTCCTCCTCGAGCGGCTCGTCCGCGCCCCGCGGCACATCGAGGTCCAGGTCCTCGCGGACACCCACGGCACCACGATCCACCTCGGCGAGCGCGAGTGCTCCCTGCAGCGCAGGCACCAGAAGGTCATCGAGGAGGCCCCCTCGCCGCTGTTCGCCACGGACCAGGGCGCCCGCACCCGGGACCGCATCGGGGCCGCGGCCTGCGAGGCCGCCCGCTCCGTCGGCTACGTCGGCGCCGGCACGGTCGAGTTCCTCGTCTCCGACGAGGCCCCGGACGAGTTCTTCTTCATGGAGATGAACACCCGCCTCCAGGTCGAGCATCCCGTGACGGAGATGGTCACCGGCATCGACCTCGTCGAGCAGCAGCTCCGCGTCGCCGCGGGCGAGCCCCTGGCCCTGCGCCAGGAGGAGATCCGCCTCGACGGCCACGCGATCGAGGCCCGCATCTACGCGGAGGTCCCCGCGCGGGGCTTCCTGCCGGCGACCGGCACCGTCGCGCTGCTGCAGGAGCCGGCCGGGGAGCACGTGCGGGTGGACAGCTCCCTCGAGCCGGGCCTGGCCATCGGCTCGGACTATGATCCGATGCTCGCCAAGTGCATCGCGTGGGGCCGCACCCGGGGCGAGGCGCTCGGGACGCTCGACGCGGCGCTCGGGCGCTACACCGTGCTCGGCGTCGAGACCAACATTGAGTACCTCAGGCTCCTGCTCGCCGACGAGGACGTGCGCGCCGGGCGTCTGGAGACGACCCTGATCGAACGCCGGCTGCCCGGCCTGTCCTTCCGGGGCCCAGGGGAGGCCGAGTACGCCGCCGCGGCGCTCCTGGCCGCCGGGGCCGTGCCGGCCGCCGGCAGCGGCGCCGCCCCGGCTGCCGCCCTCGGCCCCTGGGCCCCGGACGGCTGGCGCCTGGGCGCCCCGGGCGCCCGGCGCGTGAGCCTCTCAGCCGCGGACGGCGGCGTCGTGACCGTCACCCTGCGTGGCCCCGTGGGCGGCGCGGACCCCTGCGCCGCCACGGTCCGCATCGACGTCGGCAGCGAGCGCGGAACCGAGCGGACGGCGAGCCTGCGGCGCGAGGGACCGGCCGGCGTCGTGCTCGCCCTGGAGGGCGCAGAGCACCGCTTCGCGTGGGCCCTCACGGAGGGCCCGGCGGGGGAGCGCACCGTGCACCTCGGCGACACGGGCTGGTCCGCCGCCCTCCCCGTCCTCGGCCGCGCGGAGCGGCTCGAGCGGCTCCGCGCCGCCGTGCACCGGCACGAGGGCGAGGCAGCCCCCGAAGTCCGCACGCCGATGCCCGGCACGGTCGTCTCCGTCGCCGTCGACCACGGCCAGGCCGTCGAGGCCGGCCAGCCGCTCGTCTCCGTGGAGGCCATGAAGATGGAGCACCAGCTCGTCGCGGCCCTCGCCGGGACCGTGGCACTGCACGTCACCCCCGGCGCCCTCGTCAAGGCCGACCAGGTCGTTGCCACCGTCACCCCCCACGAAGCCACACCGCGCGATGCGCACGAAGGAGCCTGA
- a CDS encoding acyl-CoA dehydrogenase family protein, whose amino-acid sequence MDFQLTDEYQELSDTVREFADEVVAPVSARHDEEHSFPYEVIAQMGEMGLFGLPFPEEYGGMGGDYFALALALEQLGRVDQSVAITLEAGVSLGAMPIHRFGTEKQKEALLPDLAAGRALAGFGLTEPGAGSDAGGTKTTARLEDGADGREWVISGSKEFITNSGTDITSFVTVTAVTGTEERPDGTARKEISTIIVPTGTPGFRAEKAYNKVGWNASDTHPLSFKDARVPEENLLGVRGRGYANFLSILDEGRIAIAALATGAAQGCVDLSVKYAKERTAFGTNIGKYQAIQFKIARMQARAHTARLAYYDAAARMLAGKPFKTEAAIAKMVAGEAAMDNARDATQVFGGYGFINESTVARHYRDSKILEIGEGTTEVQLMLIARELGL is encoded by the coding sequence ATGGACTTCCAGCTCACCGACGAGTACCAGGAGCTCTCCGACACGGTGCGCGAGTTCGCCGACGAGGTCGTCGCGCCCGTGTCCGCCCGCCACGACGAGGAGCACAGCTTCCCCTACGAGGTGATCGCCCAGATGGGCGAGATGGGCCTGTTCGGCCTGCCGTTCCCCGAGGAGTACGGCGGGATGGGCGGGGACTACTTCGCGCTCGCCCTCGCGCTCGAGCAGCTCGGGCGCGTGGACCAGTCGGTCGCGATCACGCTCGAGGCTGGCGTCTCGCTCGGGGCCATGCCGATCCACCGCTTCGGCACCGAGAAGCAGAAGGAGGCGCTCCTGCCCGACCTCGCCGCGGGCCGCGCGCTCGCCGGCTTCGGCCTGACGGAGCCGGGGGCCGGGTCGGACGCCGGCGGGACCAAGACGACCGCACGGCTCGAGGACGGGGCAGACGGGCGCGAGTGGGTCATCAGCGGGTCGAAGGAGTTCATCACGAACTCCGGCACGGACATCACGAGCTTCGTGACCGTCACGGCGGTCACCGGCACGGAAGAGCGGCCCGACGGGACCGCCCGCAAGGAGATCTCCACGATCATCGTGCCCACCGGCACGCCGGGTTTCCGTGCGGAGAAGGCATACAACAAGGTGGGCTGGAACGCCTCGGACACGCACCCGCTCTCCTTCAAGGACGCCCGCGTCCCCGAGGAGAACCTCCTCGGCGTGCGCGGCCGCGGCTACGCCAACTTCCTCTCCATCCTCGACGAGGGCCGCATCGCGATCGCCGCCCTCGCCACGGGCGCCGCCCAGGGCTGCGTCGACCTGTCCGTGAAGTACGCCAAGGAGCGCACCGCGTTCGGGACGAACATCGGCAAGTACCAGGCCATCCAGTTCAAGATCGCCCGCATGCAGGCCCGCGCCCACACCGCCAGGCTCGCCTACTACGACGCGGCCGCGCGCATGCTCGCCGGCAAGCCGTTCAAGACCGAGGCCGCGATCGCCAAGATGGTCGCGGGGGAGGCGGCGATGGACAACGCCCGCGACGCTACCCAGGTGTTCGGCGGATACGGCTTCATCAACGAGTCCACGGTCGCCCGGCACTACCGCGACTCGAAGATCCTCGAGATCGGCGAGGGCACCACCGAAGTCCAGCTCATGCTCATCGCGCGCGAGCTGGGGCTGTGA
- a CDS encoding carboxyl transferase domain-containing protein: protein METLTSRIDPAGPDFAENDAAQRALVDELRARLAAAALGGPERSRERHVARGKLLPRERIDVLLDEGSPFLEVAPLAADGMYDGECPAAGVIAGIGLVHGRHVMVVSNDATVKGGTYYPLTVKKHLRAQEIALENRLPCIYLVDSGGAFLPKQDEVFPDRDHFGRIFYNQARLSAAKVPQIAAVLGSCTAGGAYVPAMSDETVIVRNQGTIFLGGPPLVKAAIGEVVTAEELGGGEVHAKVSGVADHLADNDEHALEIVRSIVETLPPPGPAPWEVRAAVEPKVEQSELYGAVPVDVNAQYDVHEVIARLVDGSEFHEFKKDYGPTLVTGFAHLEGHPVGIVANNGVLFSESAMKGAHFIELCDQRGIPLVFLQNISGFMVGRDYEHGGIAKHGAKMVTAVATTRVPKLTVVIGGSFGAGNYSMCGRAYSPRFLWMWPAGRISVMGGNQAASVLATVKRDQFEARGEEWAAAEEDAFKAPIRAQYESQGSPYYSTARLWDDGVIDPADTRRVLGMALAVVAQSPLPETSFGVFRM from the coding sequence ATGGAGACCCTGACCAGCCGGATCGATCCGGCAGGCCCCGACTTCGCCGAGAACGATGCCGCCCAGCGCGCCCTCGTCGACGAACTGCGTGCGCGCCTCGCCGCCGCCGCGCTCGGCGGCCCCGAGCGGTCCCGCGAGCGCCACGTGGCACGCGGCAAGTTGCTCCCGCGCGAGCGGATCGACGTGCTGCTGGACGAGGGCTCGCCGTTCCTCGAGGTCGCCCCGCTCGCTGCGGACGGGATGTACGACGGCGAGTGCCCGGCGGCGGGGGTCATCGCCGGCATCGGCCTCGTCCACGGCCGCCACGTGATGGTCGTGTCGAACGACGCGACGGTCAAGGGCGGCACCTACTACCCCCTGACGGTCAAGAAGCACCTGCGCGCGCAGGAGATCGCCCTCGAGAACCGGCTTCCCTGCATCTACCTCGTCGACTCGGGCGGGGCGTTCCTGCCCAAGCAGGACGAGGTGTTCCCCGACCGCGACCACTTCGGCCGGATCTTCTACAACCAGGCGCGCCTCTCCGCCGCCAAGGTCCCCCAGATCGCGGCCGTCCTCGGCTCCTGCACCGCCGGCGGGGCCTATGTGCCGGCGATGAGCGACGAGACCGTGATCGTGCGGAACCAGGGCACGATCTTCCTCGGCGGGCCGCCGCTCGTGAAGGCGGCGATCGGCGAGGTCGTCACCGCCGAGGAGCTGGGCGGGGGAGAGGTCCACGCGAAGGTCTCGGGCGTGGCCGACCACCTCGCCGACAACGACGAGCATGCGCTCGAGATCGTGCGCAGCATCGTCGAGACCCTCCCGCCCCCCGGACCGGCCCCGTGGGAGGTGCGCGCCGCCGTCGAGCCCAAGGTCGAGCAGTCTGAGCTGTACGGCGCGGTGCCGGTCGACGTCAATGCGCAGTACGACGTCCATGAGGTCATCGCCCGACTCGTGGACGGCAGCGAGTTCCACGAGTTCAAGAAGGACTACGGCCCCACGCTCGTCACCGGGTTCGCGCACCTCGAGGGGCACCCGGTCGGGATCGTTGCCAACAACGGGGTCCTGTTCTCCGAGTCGGCGATGAAGGGGGCGCACTTCATCGAGCTGTGCGACCAACGGGGCATCCCGCTCGTCTTCCTGCAGAACATCTCCGGCTTCATGGTGGGCCGCGACTACGAGCACGGAGGCATCGCGAAGCACGGGGCGAAGATGGTCACGGCAGTGGCCACGACCCGCGTCCCCAAGCTCACGGTGGTGATCGGCGGCTCCTTCGGCGCCGGCAACTACTCCATGTGCGGGCGCGCGTACTCGCCCCGGTTCCTGTGGATGTGGCCCGCGGGCCGCATCTCGGTCATGGGCGGCAACCAGGCCGCATCCGTGCTCGCGACCGTCAAGCGCGATCAGTTCGAGGCCCGCGGCGAGGAGTGGGCCGCTGCCGAGGAGGACGCCTTCAAGGCCCCGATCCGCGCCCAGTACGAGTCCCAGGGGAGCCCCTACTACTCGACCGCGAGGCTCTGGGACGACGGCGTGATCGACCCGGCCGACACGCGCCGCGTCCTCGGCATGGCCCTCGCCGTCGTTGCCCAGTCACCCCTGCCGGAGACGTCCTTCGGCGTCTTCAGGATGTGA
- a CDS encoding CoA transferase subunit A, which produces MIDKVVASAEEAVADIGDGASLAVGGFGLCGIPVALIDALHAQGTTGLTTISNNCGVDDWGLGILLADGRITRTISSYVGENKEFARQFLAGELEVVLTPQGTLAEKLRAGGAGIPAFYTAAGVGTLVAEGGLPQKYDADGNVVLASSPKEVRSFNGADYVLEESLTPDFALVHAQKADRHGNLVFHATAMNFNPLCAMAGRITIAEVEELVEPGELDPENIDLPGIFVQRVVHVPPGSPHSEKRIEKRTVSSTEGAS; this is translated from the coding sequence GTGATCGACAAAGTGGTGGCGAGCGCCGAGGAGGCGGTCGCGGACATCGGAGACGGGGCCTCGCTCGCCGTCGGCGGGTTCGGCCTGTGCGGCATCCCGGTGGCCCTCATCGACGCCCTGCACGCCCAGGGCACCACGGGGCTGACCACCATCAGCAACAACTGCGGCGTGGACGACTGGGGCCTCGGGATCCTCCTCGCGGACGGCCGGATCACCCGCACCATCAGCTCCTACGTGGGCGAGAACAAGGAGTTCGCACGCCAGTTCCTCGCGGGAGAGCTCGAGGTGGTGCTGACCCCGCAGGGCACGCTCGCCGAGAAGCTCCGGGCCGGCGGCGCCGGCATCCCCGCCTTCTACACGGCGGCCGGGGTGGGGACCCTCGTGGCCGAGGGCGGGCTCCCGCAGAAGTACGACGCCGACGGGAACGTCGTGCTCGCGTCCTCGCCGAAGGAGGTCCGCTCCTTCAACGGCGCCGACTACGTGCTCGAGGAGTCCCTGACCCCTGACTTCGCGCTCGTCCACGCCCAGAAGGCGGACCGCCACGGGAACCTCGTGTTCCACGCGACGGCCATGAACTTCAACCCGCTGTGCGCGATGGCCGGCAGGATCACGATCGCCGAGGTCGAGGAGCTCGTCGAGCCGGGGGAGCTGGACCCCGAGAACATCGACCTGCCGGGGATCTTCGTCCAGCGCGTGGTGCACGTCCCGCCGGGCAGCCCGCACAGCGAGAAGCGCATCGAGAAGAGGACCGTGTCGAGCACCGAGGGAGCGTCCTGA